One stretch of Streptomyces sp. A2-16 DNA includes these proteins:
- a CDS encoding LLM class F420-dependent oxidoreductase, whose translation MRISVTIFLTDETITPTRLARELEARGFAGLYLPEHTHIPVERVTPYPAGGDLPREYGRTLDPFVALGQAAAVTERLGLGTGITLVAQHDPIDLAKQIATLDHLSGGRFTLGLGFGWNVEEAADHGVEWRTRRELVRDRMALMQALWADEPTAYEGEFGSVRASHAFPKPVRRRTLVGGAAGPKLFSHIVEYADGWLPIGGRGLTESLPVLRAAWADAGRDPNALQVVPYAVFPNPGKLAHYADLGIEEVVVQLPPAGEGEVLKVLDEYAGYVQGGGGDV comes from the coding sequence ATGCGAATCTCCGTGACCATCTTCCTCACCGACGAGACCATCACCCCGACCCGGCTCGCCCGTGAGCTGGAGGCGCGGGGCTTCGCCGGGCTGTACCTGCCCGAGCACACCCACATCCCCGTCGAGCGGGTCACCCCGTACCCCGCGGGAGGCGACCTGCCGCGTGAGTACGGCCGTACCCTCGACCCCTTCGTCGCGCTCGGCCAGGCCGCCGCCGTCACCGAGCGGCTCGGTCTCGGCACCGGCATCACGCTCGTCGCCCAGCACGACCCGATCGACCTCGCCAAGCAGATCGCGACCCTCGACCACCTCTCCGGCGGGCGGTTCACGCTCGGGCTCGGGTTCGGGTGGAACGTCGAGGAGGCCGCCGACCACGGCGTCGAGTGGCGCACCCGGCGCGAGCTGGTCCGCGACCGGATGGCCCTCATGCAGGCGCTCTGGGCGGACGAACCGACCGCCTACGAAGGGGAGTTCGGGAGCGTCCGGGCCAGCCACGCCTTCCCCAAGCCGGTCCGGCGGCGGACCCTGGTCGGTGGCGCCGCCGGGCCCAAGCTGTTCTCCCACATCGTCGAGTACGCCGATGGCTGGCTGCCCATCGGCGGACGCGGCCTCACCGAGTCCCTGCCCGTGCTGCGCGCCGCCTGGGCCGATGCGGGCCGCGACCCGAACGCGTTGCAGGTGGTGCCGTACGCCGTCTTCCCGAACCCCGGCAAGCTCGCGCACTACGCCGACCTCGGCATCGAGGAGGTCGTGGTGCAGCTGCCTCCGGCGGGTGAGGGGGAGGTCCTGAAGGTGCTCGACGAGTATGCCGGTTATGTCCAGGGTGGCGGCGGTGATGTGTGA
- a CDS encoding ATP-binding protein has translation MAQAEPSLQELILQRTRAGFVGREAERVAFLRNFDIPPGDARHRFRFHVHGSAGVGKTSLVEELAHLARERGALTAYVDDGVGSVPEAMEALCREFADRRRRFKDLERRLATWRDRRREAEAALAALAPESSTETAPAAASAGSRMAVDLGLGALETALPGAGLVTRALPADRLAQAADRLRAGLGARFRNPDDVDLVLAPERVLTPVLLDELRAAATAVPWIVLFFDTYERTGPFLDPWLHDVLTRPREQGRLPAGLVVVTAGQRPLDGSRWGGLDAVAELPLVPFTEVEARRLLAARGIVAEPVVEEVLRLTGGLPVLVSTLAAKRPDGPDNVIDPSATAVERFLKPEPEARRKVARACALPRRLDADVFRLLVPAPDSPEALESPVSPDELDALYAWLTGLPFVGQRGERLQYHDVVRAQMLRLERRRSRTDWTTRHRRLAQAYAEWREDVEFGRRAEELWTDEEWWDLRLEEVYHLLCARPPAALAEALRGFVVACREDEVVARRWARMLEEAGEAADHDVLREWGRSSGAALADEETGVSAALDLLLTRPGLDPAGRAEAHALRGRELRRHQEYGRALQEYDRAIELDPLQPLAHYGRGLTHQLLEDYPAALTALDRAVELAPDAAWILSERAETYRLASRFEEADADYTRALALDPTDDIALAGRAACRHGLVRLDESLADFDRALAIDPEYLWALVRRARLHRTRGDLDKAFADLDRAAALAPDRAWIASERGDTYRIEGRYEEAVAELARAVELEPGYVSALASRGQALSELGRNEEALADLDRAMELIPDYAWALVMRSRVKRGLGDRDGVLEDLRRAVAAEPETYWIQAELASAYRFEGRHEEALPLFHAVLAQDPADATCLAGLGAIHHARRSYEEALDHLDRALTSDPEYAWAHGRRGRVNLAIGRTEQALADLDRCAALDPEMPWERRTAIELLLFHERWEEAGERLAANPDPDLDDLRAELHRHLGRWAQARALAEQLRTTDPVVGTFQLAMTVHRSEGPAAAEPLWHDLSLLAERDPDMTPLTRAQAHCFLGCALTDWAGADRGLSELLALDPEWDDLAVLAEILTELRAGPDADRPRLDARLTAVVAARDAISSRHA, from the coding sequence ATGGCGCAGGCGGAGCCGTCGCTGCAGGAGTTGATCCTGCAGCGCACACGGGCGGGTTTCGTGGGCCGCGAGGCCGAACGGGTCGCGTTCCTGCGCAACTTCGACATCCCGCCCGGCGACGCACGGCACCGCTTCCGCTTCCATGTGCACGGCAGTGCGGGCGTCGGAAAGACCTCCCTCGTCGAGGAGTTGGCCCATCTCGCCCGCGAACGCGGTGCCTTGACGGCCTACGTCGACGACGGAGTGGGCAGCGTGCCGGAGGCCATGGAGGCCCTGTGCCGTGAATTCGCCGACCGGCGAAGGCGGTTCAAGGATCTGGAGCGGCGCCTGGCGACCTGGCGGGACCGGCGGCGCGAGGCGGAGGCCGCCCTCGCCGCGCTCGCGCCGGAGTCCTCGACGGAGACGGCCCCGGCAGCGGCCTCGGCCGGAAGCAGGATGGCGGTGGACCTCGGCCTCGGCGCCCTGGAGACCGCGCTTCCCGGAGCCGGTCTCGTCACCCGCGCCCTGCCCGCCGACCGGCTCGCCCAGGCGGCCGACCGGCTGCGGGCCGGCCTCGGCGCCCGCTTCCGCAACCCCGACGACGTCGACCTGGTCCTCGCCCCGGAACGGGTCCTCACCCCGGTGCTGCTCGACGAACTGCGAGCCGCCGCGACCGCCGTACCGTGGATCGTCCTGTTCTTCGACACGTACGAGCGGACCGGCCCCTTCCTCGACCCGTGGCTCCACGACGTCCTCACCAGGCCCCGGGAGCAGGGCCGGCTGCCTGCCGGACTCGTCGTGGTCACCGCAGGTCAGCGCCCCCTGGACGGCTCCCGCTGGGGTGGCCTGGACGCGGTGGCGGAGCTGCCGCTCGTCCCGTTCACCGAGGTGGAGGCGCGCCGACTGCTCGCGGCGCGGGGCATCGTGGCGGAGCCGGTCGTCGAGGAGGTGCTGCGCCTGACGGGCGGCCTCCCGGTCCTCGTGTCGACCCTCGCGGCCAAGCGGCCCGACGGCCCCGACAACGTGATCGACCCGAGCGCGACGGCGGTGGAACGGTTCCTGAAGCCGGAACCGGAGGCCCGCCGCAAGGTCGCCAGGGCCTGCGCGCTGCCGAGGCGGCTGGACGCGGACGTCTTCAGGCTGCTCGTCCCCGCCCCGGATTCCCCGGAGGCCTTGGAATCCCCGGTTTCTCCAGATGAACTGGACGCGCTGTACGCGTGGTTGACGGGGCTGCCGTTCGTCGGACAGCGCGGCGAGCGGCTCCAGTACCACGACGTCGTACGCGCGCAGATGCTGCGGCTGGAGCGGCGCCGGTCGCGCACCGACTGGACGACCCGGCACCGAAGGCTGGCGCAGGCGTACGCCGAGTGGCGCGAGGACGTCGAATTCGGGCGCCGCGCCGAGGAGTTGTGGACGGACGAGGAGTGGTGGGACCTGCGCCTCGAGGAGGTGTACCACCTGCTGTGCGCCCGCCCGCCCGCGGCGCTCGCCGAGGCGCTGCGCGGCTTCGTCGTGGCCTGCCGCGAGGACGAGGTCGTCGCCCGCCGCTGGGCACGCATGCTGGAGGAGGCGGGGGAAGCGGCGGACCACGACGTACTGCGCGAGTGGGGACGCTCCTCGGGCGCGGCACTTGCCGACGAGGAGACCGGGGTGAGCGCGGCCCTCGACCTGCTGCTGACCCGCCCCGGCCTCGACCCGGCCGGCCGGGCGGAGGCGCACGCGCTGCGCGGCAGGGAACTGCGCAGGCACCAGGAGTACGGGCGGGCCCTCCAGGAGTACGACCGCGCGATCGAGCTGGATCCGCTCCAGCCCCTGGCCCACTACGGCCGGGGTCTCACCCACCAGTTGCTGGAGGACTACCCGGCGGCCCTGACCGCCCTCGACCGCGCCGTCGAACTCGCCCCCGACGCGGCGTGGATCCTCTCCGAGCGGGCCGAGACCTACCGCCTGGCGTCCCGCTTCGAGGAAGCGGACGCCGACTACACCCGTGCCCTCGCCCTCGACCCCACCGACGACATCGCCCTGGCCGGGCGGGCGGCATGCCGGCACGGCCTGGTCAGGCTCGACGAGTCCCTCGCCGACTTCGACCGCGCGCTCGCCATCGATCCGGAGTACCTCTGGGCGCTGGTGCGCAGGGCCCGGTTGCACCGTACGCGCGGCGACCTGGACAAGGCGTTCGCCGACCTCGACCGGGCCGCCGCGCTCGCGCCCGACCGGGCCTGGATCGCGTCGGAACGCGGTGACACGTACCGGATCGAGGGGCGGTACGAGGAGGCCGTGGCGGAGTTGGCGCGCGCCGTCGAGCTGGAGCCGGGCTACGTGTCGGCGCTGGCGAGCCGCGGGCAGGCGCTGAGTGAACTCGGCCGCAACGAGGAGGCGTTGGCCGACCTCGACCGGGCCATGGAGCTGATCCCCGACTACGCCTGGGCGCTGGTGATGAGATCCCGGGTGAAGCGCGGACTGGGCGACCGGGACGGCGTGCTCGAGGACCTGCGGCGGGCGGTCGCGGCGGAACCGGAGACCTACTGGATCCAGGCCGAGCTGGCTTCGGCGTACCGGTTCGAGGGCCGCCACGAGGAGGCGCTGCCCCTCTTCCACGCCGTCCTGGCACAGGACCCGGCCGACGCGACCTGTCTGGCGGGCCTGGGCGCGATCCACCACGCCCGCAGGTCCTACGAGGAGGCCCTGGACCACCTGGACCGCGCCCTGACGTCCGACCCGGAGTACGCCTGGGCCCACGGCCGGCGGGGCCGGGTGAACCTGGCGATCGGCCGCACCGAGCAGGCCCTTGCCGACCTGGACCGCTGTGCGGCGCTGGATCCCGAGATGCCGTGGGAGCGACGGACGGCGATCGAACTGCTGCTGTTCCACGAGCGGTGGGAGGAGGCGGGGGAGCGGTTGGCGGCGAACCCCGACCCGGACCTCGACGACCTGCGCGCCGAACTCCACCGCCACCTCGGCCGGTGGGCGCAGGCCCGCGCTCTCGCCGAGCAGCTGCGCACCACGGATCCCGTCGTCGGCACCTTCCAGCTGGCCATGACGGTGCACCGCTCCGAGGGACCGGCCGCCGCCGAACCCCTCTGGCACGACCTGTCCCTCCTGGCCGAGCGGGACCCCGACATGACTCCCCTGACGCGCGCCCAGGCCCACTGCTTCCTGGGCTGCGCGCTGACCGACTGGGCCGGGGCGGACCGGGGGCTGTCCGAGCTCCTCGCCCTGGACCCGGAATGGGACGACCTCGCCGTCCTGGCGGAGATCCTCACCGAGCTCCGGGCGGGCCCCGACGCGGACCGCCCCCGCCTCGACGCCCGCCTGACGGCGGTGGTCGCCGCCCGGGACGCGATCAGCTCCCGGCACGCGTAG
- a CDS encoding sodium:solute symporter family protein, whose translation MNGLDWAVLIGYFGVMVAIGIWSHKRVDDVSDFFTAGGKMPWWLSGISHHMSGYSAVMFTGYAGIAYTYGVTSFITWSFPIALGIAIGSKLFAPRINRLRSRLHVASPLEYLKNRYDLKTQQALAWSGMLLKIVDVGAKWAAIATLLSVFTGISLNQGILITGAITAVYCTIGGLWADALTELGQFVIQLLAGIAMFIAVVLKLNDKGIGFFGAWDEPELQGHGEPLVGPYGTVFLLAFLFIKLFEYNGGMLNQAQRYMATANAYEAERSARLSAILWLVWPVVLFFPMWMSPLLVDAQKPDGSDSYGLMTEQLLPHGLLGLVIVGFFSHTMAMCSSDANAIAAVFTRDCAPVVWRRARSWSQGQGLRVARITTVVFLGLSMAAATQVNSPTFKDIITVVIRWVAGLMGPMAIPMMLGLLRPFRRSGPTAALTSWSMGLLAFWLVNYPISWNVEGGVPLQYQVSIPLAVSLVLYILVGFIKPEDTPERLAIIEKINTDGDDDSAAAAIPVPAGGVDDVIGTRAKD comes from the coding sequence ATGAACGGTCTCGACTGGGCCGTGCTCATCGGCTATTTCGGTGTGATGGTCGCGATCGGCATCTGGTCGCACAAGCGCGTGGACGACGTCAGCGACTTCTTCACCGCGGGCGGCAAGATGCCCTGGTGGCTGTCCGGCATCTCGCACCACATGTCGGGCTACAGCGCGGTGATGTTCACCGGGTACGCGGGCATCGCCTACACCTACGGCGTCACCTCTTTCATCACCTGGTCCTTCCCCATCGCCCTCGGCATCGCGATCGGCTCGAAGCTGTTCGCGCCGCGCATCAACCGGCTGCGCTCACGGCTCCATGTGGCGTCCCCGCTGGAGTATCTGAAGAACCGTTACGACCTCAAGACCCAGCAGGCGCTGGCCTGGTCGGGCATGCTGCTGAAGATCGTGGACGTGGGCGCCAAGTGGGCCGCGATCGCGACCCTGTTGTCGGTGTTCACGGGCATCTCGCTCAACCAGGGCATCCTGATCACCGGCGCCATCACGGCCGTCTACTGCACGATCGGCGGCCTGTGGGCCGACGCCCTCACGGAGTTGGGACAGTTCGTCATCCAACTCCTCGCGGGCATCGCGATGTTCATCGCGGTGGTCCTCAAGCTCAACGACAAGGGCATCGGCTTCTTCGGCGCCTGGGACGAGCCGGAGCTGCAGGGCCACGGAGAGCCGCTGGTGGGGCCGTACGGAACGGTCTTCCTGCTCGCCTTCCTCTTCATCAAGCTCTTCGAGTACAACGGCGGCATGCTCAACCAGGCCCAGCGCTACATGGCCACGGCGAACGCGTACGAGGCCGAGCGCTCGGCGCGGCTGTCGGCGATCCTGTGGCTGGTGTGGCCGGTCGTGCTGTTCTTCCCGATGTGGATGTCACCGCTGCTGGTCGACGCGCAGAAGCCGGACGGGTCCGACTCCTACGGTCTGATGACCGAACAGCTGCTCCCGCACGGCCTGTTGGGTCTGGTCATCGTCGGCTTCTTCTCGCACACCATGGCCATGTGCTCCTCCGACGCCAATGCGATCGCGGCGGTCTTCACCCGTGACTGCGCACCGGTGGTGTGGCGCAGGGCGCGCAGTTGGAGCCAGGGGCAGGGCCTGCGGGTGGCCCGCATCACCACCGTGGTCTTCCTCGGTCTGTCCATGGCGGCGGCGACCCAGGTCAACTCGCCCACCTTCAAGGACATCATCACGGTGGTCATCCGGTGGGTCGCCGGCCTCATGGGACCGATGGCGATCCCGATGATGCTCGGCCTGCTCCGCCCCTTCCGCCGCTCCGGCCCCACGGCTGCGCTCACCAGCTGGTCGATGGGTCTGCTGGCCTTCTGGCTGGTCAACTACCCGATCAGCTGGAACGTCGAGGGCGGGGTCCCGCTCCAGTACCAGGTCTCCATCCCGCTGGCCGTCTCCCTGGTCCTCTACATCCTGGTCGGCTTCATCAAGCCCGAGGACACCCCGGAGCGCCTGGCGATCATCGAGAAGATCAACACGGACGGCGACGACGACTCGGCGGCCGCGGCGATCCCGGTTCCGGCGGGCGGGGTGGACGACGTGATCGGTACGAGGGCGAAGGACTAG
- a CDS encoding ADP-ribosylglycohydrolase family protein produces the protein MGATAGAVVWGRAEQQDFRSRVRGTLLGVAVGDALGAPVDGLGLDEIREAYGAEGLVDLGFGYGRRGAVTHLTQLSLFTVDGLIRAQVRRDTGAWHPPTDLHRAYLRWAATQRDWGPDERRKDDGWLAREEWLYARRDPTRSLLIGFGDDTMGTLESPKNPNELGPEATARSAPFGLLVGWEPQLVVQLAVECAAQTHGHPVAYLSAGAYAVIVHALALGESLDGAVQRALALLAARPGHEPVSDALQHALGAVRQGMPTPARVEELAADGSADGLLSAAVYCALVGEDVRHGLCLAVNHDGPSAAAGALTGGLLGALHGETALPPAWLAELEGRPTLLELADDFAMEMTQGPALHGPAGASPGWLARYPRG, from the coding sequence GTGGGTGCGACAGCCGGGGCCGTCGTCTGGGGGCGTGCCGAGCAGCAGGACTTTCGTAGCCGGGTGCGCGGGACGCTTCTCGGGGTGGCCGTGGGCGACGCACTGGGCGCGCCCGTGGACGGGCTCGGACTGGACGAGATCCGCGAGGCGTACGGCGCCGAAGGGCTCGTGGACCTCGGATTCGGGTACGGCCGGCGCGGCGCCGTCACCCATCTCACCCAGCTCAGCCTCTTCACCGTGGACGGGCTCATACGGGCCCAGGTGCGGCGGGACACCGGGGCCTGGCATCCGCCGACGGATCTGCACCGGGCGTATCTGCGGTGGGCCGCCACCCAGCGCGACTGGGGGCCCGACGAGCGGCGCAAGGACGACGGCTGGCTGGCCCGGGAGGAGTGGCTGTACGCCCGCCGCGACCCGACCCGGTCCCTGCTCATCGGGTTCGGCGACGACACCATGGGGACGCTGGAGTCGCCCAAGAACCCGAACGAACTCGGGCCCGAGGCCACGGCCCGCTCCGCGCCCTTCGGGCTGCTCGTCGGGTGGGAGCCGCAGCTCGTCGTACAGCTGGCCGTGGAGTGCGCCGCGCAGACCCACGGGCACCCCGTCGCCTATCTGTCGGCGGGCGCGTACGCCGTGATCGTGCATGCGCTGGCCCTGGGCGAAAGCCTGGACGGGGCGGTGCAGCGGGCGCTCGCGCTGCTGGCCGCGCGGCCCGGGCACGAGCCCGTGTCGGACGCGCTCCAGCACGCGCTGGGCGCGGTACGGCAGGGGATGCCGACCCCGGCGCGGGTGGAGGAACTCGCGGCCGACGGTTCGGCGGACGGGCTGCTGTCCGCCGCCGTGTACTGCGCGCTGGTCGGGGAGGACGTACGGCACGGTCTGTGCCTGGCCGTGAACCACGACGGCCCCTCCGCCGCGGCCGGCGCCCTCACCGGCGGCCTGCTGGGCGCCCTGCACGGCGAGACGGCCCTCCCGCCGGCCTGGCTGGCCGAACTGGAGGGCCGTCCCACGTTGCTCGAACTCGCCGACGACTTCGCGATGGAGATGACCCAGGGCCCGGCCCTGCACGGGCCGGCCGGGGCCTCCCCGGGGTGGCTCGCCCGCTACCCGAGGGGCTGA
- a CDS encoding SDR family oxidoreductase, whose translation MSLLSGKTVVVSGVGAGLGHQVAAAVVRDGGNAVLGARTEANLAKSAAEIDPDGAHTAYRSADITDERQCAALAELAVERFGRLDAVVQVAAWDSYFGGLEDADFATWQSVIDVNLLGSLRMTRACLPGLRAAGGGSVVFVGTQSAVAAPSQVRQAAYAASKGALTSAMYSMARELGPDRIRVNTVLPGWMWGPPVQAYVQFTAHTEKVTEGEVLKRLTDRMALPDLATDGDVADATVFLASDRARAITGQSLLVNAGELMR comes from the coding sequence ATGTCACTTCTCTCCGGGAAGACCGTCGTGGTGTCGGGAGTCGGGGCCGGGCTCGGTCACCAGGTCGCGGCCGCCGTCGTGCGGGACGGCGGGAACGCCGTGCTGGGGGCGCGGACCGAGGCGAACCTCGCGAAGAGCGCCGCCGAGATCGATCCGGACGGGGCGCACACGGCGTACCGCTCGGCGGACATCACCGACGAGCGGCAGTGCGCGGCGCTCGCGGAGCTGGCCGTGGAGCGGTTCGGACGGCTGGACGCGGTGGTGCAGGTGGCCGCGTGGGACAGCTACTTCGGCGGCCTCGAGGACGCGGACTTCGCGACCTGGCAGTCGGTCATCGACGTGAACCTGCTCGGGTCGCTGCGGATGACTCGGGCCTGTCTGCCGGGACTGCGGGCGGCCGGCGGCGGTTCGGTGGTGTTCGTCGGGACGCAGTCGGCGGTGGCCGCCCCCTCGCAGGTGCGGCAGGCCGCGTACGCCGCCTCGAAGGGGGCGCTGACCAGCGCGATGTACTCGATGGCGCGGGAGCTCGGCCCGGACCGGATCCGCGTCAACACCGTGCTGCCGGGCTGGATGTGGGGGCCGCCGGTGCAGGCGTACGTGCAGTTCACGGCGCACACGGAGAAGGTGACGGAGGGCGAGGTCCTGAAGCGGCTCACCGATCGGATGGCGCTGCCCGATCTCGCGACCGACGGGGACGTGGCGGACGCGACCGTGTTCCTGGCCTCGGATCGGGCCCGGGCGATCACCGGACAGTCGTTGCTGGTCAACGCCGGGGAGCTGATGCGATGA
- a CDS encoding DUF2165 domain-containing protein encodes MASTPPRTTRSALHLSATLLTASVALYIALVAFGNITDFGTNQAFVQHVLAMDTTFKDDDLMWRAITSKGLQNTAYVAIIVWETLAALVLIYGTYLWVRRDDRAARRFSTYGLLMLMLLFGAGFIAIGGEWFSMWQSDTWNGLDAALRVFVLSGIVLLVVNLPGTTEKPAS; translated from the coding sequence ATGGCATCGACACCCCCACGCACCACTCGAAGCGCACTTCACCTCTCCGCCACCCTGCTCACCGCGAGTGTCGCGCTGTACATCGCGCTCGTCGCGTTCGGGAACATCACGGATTTCGGGACGAACCAGGCGTTCGTGCAGCACGTGCTCGCGATGGACACGACGTTCAAGGACGACGATCTGATGTGGAGAGCCATCACCAGCAAGGGACTTCAGAACACGGCGTACGTCGCGATCATCGTCTGGGAGACGCTCGCGGCGCTCGTGCTGATCTACGGCACGTATCTGTGGGTGCGCCGGGACGACCGGGCCGCCCGGCGGTTCTCCACCTACGGTCTGCTCATGCTGATGCTGCTGTTCGGCGCCGGGTTCATCGCGATCGGCGGGGAGTGGTTCTCCATGTGGCAGTCGGACACCTGGAACGGGCTGGACGCGGCGCTGCGGGTGTTCGTGCTGAGCGGGATCGTCCTGCTGGTGGTCAACCTGCCCGGCACCACGGAGAAGCCGGCTAGTTGA
- a CDS encoding bifunctional FO biosynthesis protein CofGH, whose product MTTSATSGTGPTDRPGGTGPTENSLRRALKRARDGVALDVAEAAVLLQARGEALVDLTASAARVRDAGLEQAGRPGVITYSKSVFIPLTRLCRDKCHYCTFVTVPGKLRRAGHGMFMSPDEVLDVARKGAALGCKEALITLGDKPEDRWPEAREWLDAHGYDDTIAYVRAISIRILEETGLLPHLNPGVLSWTDFQRLKPVAPSMGMMLETTATRLWSEPGGPHHGSPDKEPAVRLRVLEDAGRSSVPFTSGILIGIGETYEERAESLFALRRTARSYHSVQELIIQNFRAKPDTAMRGMPDAELDELVAAVAVARLIMGPAANIQAPPNLVDSEYERLIGAGIDDWGGVSPLTIDHVNPERPWPQIEELTERSRAAGFELRERLCVYPEFVQRGEPWLDPRLRPHVAALADPATGLARPDALPQGLPWQEPEEVFVPSGRTDLHATIDTEGRTSDRRDDFDEVYGDWGALREAAAPGMVPERIDTDVRDALRTAADDPTKLTDDEALALLHADGPALDALTRIADDVRKSVVGDDVTYIVTRNINFTNVCYTGCRFCAFAQRRTDADAYTLSLDQVADRAQQAWEVGAVEVCMQGGIHPDLPGTAYFDIAKAVKSRVPGMHVHAFSPMEVVNGATRTGMSIREWLTAAKEAGLDSIPGTAAEILDDEVRWVLTKGKLPTATWIEVIETAHEVGIRSSSTMMYGHVDQPRHWLGHLRTLAGIQQRTGGFTEFVTLPFIHTNAPVYLAGIARPGPSMRDNRAVTAMARLLLHPWVPNIQTSWVKLGTEGAAEMLRSGANDLGGTLMEETISRMAGSSYGSYKSVKDLIAVAEAAGRPARPRTTLYGEVSQERQKAAQVSDGHLPELLPVLD is encoded by the coding sequence ATGACGACTTCCGCGACCTCCGGAACCGGCCCCACCGACCGCCCTGGCGGTACCGGCCCCACCGAGAACTCCCTGCGTCGCGCTCTCAAACGCGCCCGGGACGGCGTCGCCCTGGACGTGGCAGAGGCGGCGGTGCTGCTCCAGGCCCGCGGTGAGGCCCTCGTCGACCTCACCGCGTCCGCCGCCCGGGTCAGGGACGCCGGACTCGAACAGGCGGGTCGCCCCGGTGTCATCACGTACTCGAAGAGCGTCTTCATCCCCCTGACCCGGCTGTGCCGGGACAAGTGCCACTACTGCACCTTCGTGACCGTGCCCGGCAAGCTCCGCCGGGCCGGCCACGGCATGTTCATGTCCCCCGACGAGGTCCTGGACGTGGCCCGCAAGGGCGCCGCGCTCGGCTGCAAGGAAGCCCTGATCACCCTCGGCGACAAGCCCGAGGACCGCTGGCCGGAGGCCCGGGAGTGGCTGGACGCGCACGGCTACGACGACACCATCGCCTACGTCCGGGCCATCTCCATCCGGATCCTGGAGGAGACGGGCCTGCTGCCCCACCTCAACCCGGGCGTGCTCTCCTGGACCGACTTCCAGCGGCTGAAGCCGGTCGCCCCGAGCATGGGCATGATGCTGGAGACGACCGCGACCCGGCTGTGGTCCGAGCCCGGGGGCCCGCACCACGGTTCCCCGGACAAGGAACCCGCCGTGCGCCTGCGGGTCCTGGAGGACGCCGGCCGCTCCTCCGTCCCCTTCACCTCCGGCATCCTCATCGGCATCGGCGAGACGTACGAGGAGCGCGCCGAGTCCCTCTTCGCACTTCGGCGCACAGCGCGGTCGTACCACAGCGTCCAGGAACTGATCATCCAGAACTTCCGCGCCAAGCCGGACACCGCGATGCGCGGCATGCCCGACGCGGAACTGGACGAGCTGGTCGCCGCGGTGGCCGTCGCCCGCCTCATCATGGGCCCGGCCGCCAACATCCAGGCCCCGCCGAACCTCGTCGACAGCGAGTACGAGCGGCTGATCGGGGCGGGCATCGACGACTGGGGCGGGGTCAGCCCGCTCACCATCGACCACGTCAACCCCGAGCGCCCGTGGCCGCAGATCGAGGAGCTCACCGAGCGGTCCCGGGCCGCGGGCTTCGAGCTGCGCGAACGCCTGTGCGTGTACCCCGAGTTCGTCCAGCGCGGTGAGCCCTGGCTGGACCCGAGGCTGCGGCCGCACGTGGCGGCCCTCGCCGACCCGGCCACCGGACTGGCGCGCCCCGACGCCCTTCCGCAGGGGCTGCCCTGGCAGGAGCCCGAGGAGGTCTTCGTCCCGTCCGGCCGCACGGATCTGCACGCCACGATCGACACCGAGGGCCGTACGTCGGATCGCCGCGACGACTTCGACGAGGTCTACGGCGACTGGGGCGCCCTGCGCGAGGCGGCCGCCCCCGGCATGGTCCCGGAGCGCATCGACACCGACGTACGCGACGCGCTGCGGACCGCCGCCGACGACCCCACGAAGCTGACCGACGACGAGGCCCTCGCGCTGCTGCACGCCGACGGGCCTGCCCTGGACGCGCTCACCCGGATCGCCGACGACGTCCGCAAGTCGGTGGTCGGCGACGACGTCACGTATATCGTCACCCGGAACATCAACTTCACCAACGTCTGCTACACGGGCTGCCGTTTCTGCGCCTTCGCCCAGCGGCGCACCGACGCCGACGCCTACACGCTCTCCCTCGACCAGGTGGCCGACCGTGCCCAACAGGCCTGGGAGGTGGGCGCGGTGGAGGTCTGCATGCAGGGCGGCATCCATCCGGACCTGCCCGGGACGGCGTACTTCGACATCGCGAAGGCGGTCAAGTCCCGTGTCCCCGGCATGCATGTGCACGCCTTCTCGCCGATGGAGGTCGTCAACGGCGCGACCCGCACCGGCATGTCCATCCGCGAGTGGCTGACCGCCGCCAAGGAGGCCGGCCTCGACTCCATACCCGGCACGGCCGCCGAGATCCTCGACGACGAGGTCCGATGGGTCCTGACCAAGGGCAAGCTGCCCACGGCGACCTGGATCGAGGTGATCGAGACCGCGCACGAGGTCGGCATCCGCTCCAGCTCGACGATGATGTACGGCCATGTCGACCAGCCCCGCCACTGGCTGGGCCACCTGCGCACCCTGGCCGGCATCCAGCAACGCACAGGCGGCTTCACGGAGTTCGTGACGCTCCCCTTCATCCACACCAACGCCCCCGTGTACCTGGCCGGCATCGCCCGCCCCGGCCCGTCGATGCGGGACAACCGGGCGGTCACCGCGATGGCCCGCCTGCTGCTCCACCCCTGGGTGCCGAACATCCAGACCAGCTGGGTCAAGCTGGGCACCGAGGGCGCGGCGGAGATGCTCCGCTCCGGGGCGAACGACCTGGGCGGCACGCTGATGGAGGAGACGATCTCGCGGATGGCGGGCTCGTCGTACGGCTCCTACAAGTCGGTGAAGGACCTGATCGCGGTGGCCGAGGCGGCGGGCCGGCCCGCCCGTCCGCGCACGACCCTGTACGGGGAGGTGTCGCAGGAGCGGCAGAAGGCGGCGCAGGTCTCCGACGGGCACCTGCCGGAGCTGCTGCCGGTGCTGGACTGA